In Hypomesus transpacificus isolate Combined female unplaced genomic scaffold, fHypTra1 scaffold_287, whole genome shotgun sequence, one genomic interval encodes:
- the LOC124463479 gene encoding inter-alpha-trypsin inhibitor heavy chain H4-like, with the protein MEMVAGRVALLGLLLVCVTTAPINQGWKIYSFNINSTVSNRYATTTITSRVANPMEASQEIEFHVQIPKNAIISKFRMVIEKKTYDGVVKQKEEAEQQYSEAVARGQSAGIVSSVGRTLENFKTSVTVAAGSKVTFELTYEELLKRRLGKYELLIHAKPTQPVEDFKIDVYINEKAGISVLSTSGGFNKTLADAITKTQTADQAWIKFYPTVEQQTACDDCGETGLNGDLVVVYDVNRADSIGDIMESGGYFVHHFAPENLPRIPKNVVFIIDRSGSMHGRKMQQTREAMLKILGDLAEDDYFGLITFDSHVSTWRKELVPASQDNLSAAKQFAGAIQERGATDINAAVLKGAELLNGQTRGGSASLLILLTDGDPTSGEVNREKIQANVRGAISKKFPLYCLGFGFDVDFKFLSSMSLENNGVARRIYQESDAALQLQGFYEEVATPLLIDVQMIYLGGANLTQTNFSQYYKGSEIVVAGQVTSNEIDLSPQVIAISKSRKMEFVDEKSSSRSKEPIAESRLNRLWAYLTVKQLLDTELQYSGPAKAQAKKAAVDLALQYGFVTPHTSMVVTKPEGEDTQVAHKPQEGEKPGRHGRPVQTSQHSFTMKTQLRGLPSPILFDAPDAQSMPARYGGGGYGAGAGAGAGAGGGYGGAGGGYGLGYGRVVGAGLGIGAGLGGGGAGRGGHGVRGGLRPLPQLPTHSYDQAPAFDYDHIHATHTTKTQTTTPKVSYLRVLLPAESSAFPLCFDVPIPKPVRILQDPGNELIIHGWFVDTAFEKIIIRHHSTVELVLDSTQAPPTLFYRDGQNTTTYPWAAGSTFVAKRLTALMTEKELDIKVGDTRIVILLNQKHGFSFLWPVLRERPSGNISGLIAGKPVDFEINGLIPLTLKINNQEVTASRSIAIDHSRPSSPDVSCLLISLLSAQQIGAVSDLSVS; encoded by the exons ATGGAGATGGTTGCAGGACGAGTTGCTCTCCTCGGACTGCTTCTGGTTTGTGTTACCACGGCGCCCATTAACCAG GGTTGGAAAATCTACAGCTTCAACATCAACTCCACTGTAAGCAATCGCTATGctaccaccaccatcaccagccGCGTGGCCAATCCAATGGAAGCGTCACAAGAAATAGAATTCCACGTCCAGATTCCAAAGAATGCCATCATCAGTAAATTCAGAAT gGTGATAGAGAAGAAGACCTACGATGGGGTGGTGAAACAGAAGGAGGAGGCTGAGCAGCAGTACTCAGAGGCTGTGGCTCGAGGCCAAAGCGCTGGCATAGTCAG CTCTGTGGGGAGAACCTTGGAGAACTTCAAGACCTCTGTGACGGTGGCCGCCGGGAGCAAGGTGACCTTTGAACTCACCTACGAGGAGCTGCTCAAGAGACGTCTGGGCAAGTACGAGCTGCTCATCCACGCCAAGCCCACACAGCCTGTCGAGGACTTCAAG ATTGACGTGTACATAAATGAGAAAGCAGGCATCAGTGTCCTGTCGACATCCGGAGGATTTAACAAAACCCTTGCCGATGCCATCACCAAGACACAGACCGCCGACCAG GCGTGGATCAAGTTCTACCCCACGGTGGAGCAGCAGACGGCCTGCGACGACTGCGGCGAGACGGGTTTGAACGGTGACCTGGTGGTCGTCTACGACGTGAACAGGGCCGACTCAATAGGAGACATCATG GAGTCAGGTGGATATTTTGTCCATCACTTTGCCCCAGAGAACCTTCCCCGCATCCCAAAAAACGTGGTGTTCATCATTGATCGGAGTGGCTCAATGCATGGCAGGAAAATGCAACAG ACTCGTGAAGCGATGTTGAAGATCTTGGGGGATCTGGCGGAGGATGATTACTTTGGTCTGATCACCTTTGACAGCCACGTGTCAACCTGGAGGAAGGAGCTGGTCCCAGCCAGCCAGGATAATCTGAGTGCTGCTAAACAGTTTGCAGGAGCCATCCAGGAAAGAGGAG ctacGGACATCAATGCTGCCGTGTTGAAAGGGGCGGAGCTACTGAACGGACAGACTCGTGGAGGctccgcctctctcctcatACTGCTCACTGACGGAGACCCCACATCAg GTGAGGTGAACCGGGAAAAGATTCAGGCCAATGTAAGGGGGGCCATCAGCAAGAAATTTCCGCTCTACTGCCTGGGATTTGGATTCGATGTTGACTTTAAGTTCCTGTCCAGCATGTCTTTGGAGAACAATGGGGTCGCACGGCGAATCTACCAGGAGTCGGACGCAGCGTTGCAGCTGCAG GGGTTTTATGAGGAAGTGGCCACGCCCCTGTTGATAGATGTACAGATGATCTATTTAGGAGGAGCTAATCTGACTCAGACTAACTTCAGCCAGTACTACAAGGGCTCAGAGATTGTGGTGGCTGGTCAGGTGACCAGCAACGAAATAGACCTTTCCCCCCAAGTGATCGCCATATCG aAAAGCCGCAAGATGGAGTTTGTGGACGAAAAGTCCTCTTCCCGATCCAAGGAGCCAATAGCAGAGAGCCGTCTCAACAGACTGTGGGCCTACTTGACAGTTAAGCAGCTACTGGATACAGA GCTGCAGTATTCCGGACCTGCGAAGGCGCAGGCAAAGAAGGCGGCCGTGGATCTGGCTCTCCAGTACGGCTTCGTGACTCCCCACACCTCCATGGTGGTCACCAAGCCTGAGGGGGAGGACACCCAGGTGGCCCACAAACCCCAGGAGGGGGAGAAACCAGGAAGACACGGCAGACCAGTCCagacct CTCAACATTCATTCACCATGAAAACCCAATTACGAG GGTTACCTAGCCCGATTCTTTTTG ACGCACCTGATGCTCAAAGCATGCCTGCAAgatatggaggaggaggatatggagcaggagcaggagcaggagcaggagcaggaggagg atatggaggagcaggaggaggatatGGACTAGGATATGGAAGAGTAGTAGGAGCAGGACTAGGAATAGGAGCAGgactaggaggaggaggagcaggaagaggaggacatggaGTACGAGGAGGCCTAAGACCATTGCCCCAATTACCTACTCATAGCTACGATCAAG CCCCTGCATTTGATTATGATCACATTCACGCTACTCAcaccacaaaaacacagactaCAACTCCAAAAG tgagCTATCTTAGGGTATTGTTGCCAGCTGAGAGTTCAGCCTTCCCCCTGTGTTTTGATGTACCAATACCAAAGCCAGTTAGAATTCTGCAGGACCCCGGCAACG agctgaTCATTCATGGATGGTTTGTCGATACTGCTTTTGAAAAAATTATAATCCGTCACCACAGCACAGTTGAGCTGGTGCTAGACTCCACCCAGGCTCCACCCACACTCTTCTACAGAGATGGGCAGAACACCACAACTTATCCCTGGGCCGCTGGGTCCACTTTTGTTGCAAAGAG GCTGACAGCATTAATGACAGAAAAGGAACTGGACATAAAAGTTGGTGACACACGAATAGTCATTCTCCTAAACCAGAAACATGGATTCAGCTTCTTGTGGCCTGTTTTGAGGGAACGTCCATCAGGCAACATTTCTGGATTAATAG CTGGAAAACCTGTGGACTTTGAAATCAACGGATTAATTCCTTTGACACTGAAGATTAACAACCAGGAGGTGACGgcttccag GTCTATTGCTATAGATCACAGTCGGCCTTCCTCTCCTGATGTTTCCTGTCTGCTCATCTCTCTTCTGTCTGCCCAGCAGATTGGAGCAGTCAGCGACTTATCCGTGTCATAA